A DNA window from Brassica napus cultivar Da-Ae chromosome C1, Da-Ae, whole genome shotgun sequence contains the following coding sequences:
- the LOC111198009 gene encoding protein EMSY-LIKE 1-like isoform X1, whose product MEAQIHLLEQEAYTAVLRAFKAQSDAISWDKESLITDLRRELRVSDDEHRELLSRVNKDDTIQRIRDWRQGGESQVPSRHATNQGFDVVPSPTFSASRKKQKPFQSYPSFGAAGNRSFNSRVVSGGISANESAEALIGRKVWTKWPEDNNFYEAIITQYNAAEGRHALVYDIHAANETWEWVDLKEIPPEDIRWDGEESGVALNAGLGSGSIRGNRRNYQSNIGRGRGPRIHQPRRDFLPTQQNGGGGGGGGGRITSSDDIELFNTDSLVKEVERVFDTAHPDPLELDKAKKMLKEHEQALIAAIARLADTSDGELDGDPPDSHDHPMAQG is encoded by the exons ATGGAGGCACAAATTCATCTACTTGAGCAGGAAGCATACACCGCTGTTTTAAGGGCTTTTAAAGCGCAGTCTGATGCTATTTCTTgg GACAAAGAAAGTCTGATAACAGATTTGCGTAGAGAACTAAGGGTATCTGATGACGAACATCGAGAGCTTTTGAGCAGGGTCAATAAGGATGATACCATTCAACGGATAAG AGATTGGAGACAGGGAGGCGAAAGTCAAGTCCCTTCTAGACATGCAACTAATCAGGGTTTTGATGTTGTTCCTAGTCCAACTTTCTCAGCTTCCCGGAAGAAACAGAAGCCATTTCAATCT TATCCATCATTTGGTGCGGCTGGGAATAGGTCATTCAATAGTCGTGTTGTATCCGGTGGCATTTCAGCAAATGAATCTGCCGAAGCACTTATCGGAAGAAAAGTGTGGACAAAATGGCCTGAAGACAACAACTTTTATGAAGCAATTATAACCCAGTACAACGCAGCTGAG GGTCGGCATGCTTTGGTGTATGATATACACGCAGCAAATGAGACGTGGGAATGGGTTGATCTCAAGGAG ATTCCTCCGGAAGATATAAGGTGGGATGGAGAGGAGAGTGGGGTAGCTTTAAACGCTGGACTTGGAAGTGGATCAATCCGTGGCAACAGAAGGAACTACCAAAGCAATATTGGTAGAGGGAGAGGACCAAGAATTCATCAACCGAGAAGAGATTTTTTACCAACACAACagaatggtggtggtggtggtggtggtggtggccggATAACTTCATCTGATGATATTGAATTGTTCAACACTGATTCGCTTGTGAAGGAG GTGGAGAGAGTTTTCGATACTGCTCATCCTGATCCTCTTGAGCTTGACAAGGCCAAGAAAATGCTCAAG GAACATGAACAGGCGCTTATTGCTGCCATTGCAAGGCTTGCGGATACTTCTGATGGTGAGCTGG ATGGAGATCCACCAGATTCGCATGACCATCCAATGGCACAGGGATGA
- the LOC106345440 gene encoding tetraspanin-6-like → MYRFSNTVIGVINLLSLLASIPIKGTALWKARSSKTCENFLQTPLLVIGFIILLVSLAGFIGACFNVAWALWVYLVVMIFLIATLMGLTLFGLVVTSQGGGVEVPGRVYKEYRLGDYHPWLRERVRDQEYWNSIRSCILTSKTCSKIESWTTLDYFQRDMTSVQSGCCKPPTACTYETGVIVGGEDCYRWNNGIETLCYECDACKAGVLEEIRLDWRKLSVVNILVLVLLITVYAAGCCAFHNTHHAAHPYHPSDDNRMTKVRPRWDYYWWRWWHEKKEQLY, encoded by the exons ATGTACAGGTTCAGCAACACAGTGATTGGGGTCATAAACCTTCTCAGCTTACTAGCTTCAATACCAATCAAAGGAACTGCTCTATGGAAGGCAAGAAGCAGTAAAACTTGCGAGAACTTCCTCCAGACACCGCTTCTCGTGATAGGATTCATCATACTGTTAGTATCCCTTGCTGGTTTCATAGGAGCTTGTTTCAACGTGGCATGGGCTCTGTGGGTGTACTTAGTTGTCATGATCTTCCTCATAGCGACTCTCATGGGTCTAACGCTCTTTGGTCTTGTGGTGACTAGCCAAGGAGGTGGTGTGGAAGTACCAGGGAGGGTTTACAAAGAATATAGACTTGGAGATTATCATCCGTggctgagagagagagttagagATCAAGagtattggaactccattagAAGCTGTATCTTGACTTCAAAGACTTGTTCTAAGATTGAATCTTGGACTACACTTGATTATTTCCAAAGGGATATGACTTCTGTTCAG TCGGGATGTTGTAAGCCACCAACGGCGTGCACGTACGAGACTGGAGTAATAGTCGGAGGAGAAGATTGCTATAGATGGAACAATGGTATTGAAACGTTATGCTACGAGTGTGATGCTTGTAAAGCTGGTGTTCTTGAAGAGATCCGTCTTGACTGGAGAAAGTTATCGGTTGTCAACATTCTAGTCCTAGTCCTCCTCATCACAGTCTACGCTGCAGGTTGCTGCGCTTTCCATAACACTCACCACGCTGCTCATCCTTATCACCCATCTGATGATAACCGCATGACCAAAGTCCGTCCTCGTTGGGACTATTACTG GTGGAGATGGTGGCATGAAAAGAAAGAACAGCTTTACTGA
- the LOC111198009 gene encoding protein EMSY-LIKE 1-like isoform X2 has translation MEAQIHLLEQEAYTAVLRAFKAQSDAISWDKESLITDLRRELRVSDDEHRELLSRVNKDDTIQRIRDWRQGGESQVPSRHATNQGFDVVPSPTFSASRKKQKPFQSYPSFGAAGNRSFNSRVVSGGISANESAEALIGRKVWTKWPEDNNFYEAIITQYNAAEGRHALVYDIHAANETWEWVDLKEIPPEDIRWDGEESGVALNAGLGSGSIRGNRRNYQSNIGRGRGPRIHQPRRDFLPTQQNGGGGGGGGGRITSSDDIELFNTDSLVKEVERVFDTAHPDPLELDKAKKMLKEHEQALIAAIARLADTSDDGDPPDSHDHPMAQG, from the exons ATGGAGGCACAAATTCATCTACTTGAGCAGGAAGCATACACCGCTGTTTTAAGGGCTTTTAAAGCGCAGTCTGATGCTATTTCTTgg GACAAAGAAAGTCTGATAACAGATTTGCGTAGAGAACTAAGGGTATCTGATGACGAACATCGAGAGCTTTTGAGCAGGGTCAATAAGGATGATACCATTCAACGGATAAG AGATTGGAGACAGGGAGGCGAAAGTCAAGTCCCTTCTAGACATGCAACTAATCAGGGTTTTGATGTTGTTCCTAGTCCAACTTTCTCAGCTTCCCGGAAGAAACAGAAGCCATTTCAATCT TATCCATCATTTGGTGCGGCTGGGAATAGGTCATTCAATAGTCGTGTTGTATCCGGTGGCATTTCAGCAAATGAATCTGCCGAAGCACTTATCGGAAGAAAAGTGTGGACAAAATGGCCTGAAGACAACAACTTTTATGAAGCAATTATAACCCAGTACAACGCAGCTGAG GGTCGGCATGCTTTGGTGTATGATATACACGCAGCAAATGAGACGTGGGAATGGGTTGATCTCAAGGAG ATTCCTCCGGAAGATATAAGGTGGGATGGAGAGGAGAGTGGGGTAGCTTTAAACGCTGGACTTGGAAGTGGATCAATCCGTGGCAACAGAAGGAACTACCAAAGCAATATTGGTAGAGGGAGAGGACCAAGAATTCATCAACCGAGAAGAGATTTTTTACCAACACAACagaatggtggtggtggtggtggtggtggtggccggATAACTTCATCTGATGATATTGAATTGTTCAACACTGATTCGCTTGTGAAGGAG GTGGAGAGAGTTTTCGATACTGCTCATCCTGATCCTCTTGAGCTTGACAAGGCCAAGAAAATGCTCAAG GAACATGAACAGGCGCTTATTGCTGCCATTGCAAGGCTTGCGGATACTTCTGATG ATGGAGATCCACCAGATTCGCATGACCATCCAATGGCACAGGGATGA
- the LOC106417902 gene encoding protein trichome birefringence-like 1, translated as MATDSVKHVPTFGGAAISAEMKSFFSAVPTFVYAFVVTFVAFTVYLAFAPSLITVSNSVSSYILPNVSAVTSASSNITLQATTPESLTPAVINTTFEPPLGNETNPLSRNNASRDHASVHLCPNNNTARNSDKQAPLSVNSSASSPMRKQSRKSGAKREIKSLKDCNFFEGEWVKDESYPLYKPGTCNLIDEQFSCLTNGRPDVEFYKLKWKPKECTLPRLNGGKLLEMIRGRRLVFVGDSLNRNMWESLVCILKGSVKDERQVFEAHGRHQFRREAEYTLVFKEYNCTVEFFASPFLVREWEVTDKSGTKKETLRLDMMGSSSKQYIGADVLVFNTGAWWTDDITSKGEDYFQERSTVYPKLNVDEAFRKALTTWGRWVDKYVNPKKSLVFFRGFSLSHFSGGRWNAGGACDDETEPIKNEAYLMPYPSKMEILERVLRGMKTPVTYLNITRLTDYRKDAHPSVYRKQKFTAEESKSPLLHQDCSHWCLPGVPDSWNEILYAEMLVKLDQLRGNRRRKPKGLL; from the exons ATGGCCACGGACTCCGTCAAGCACGTGCCTACATTCGGCGGGGCAGCCATCTCCGCCGAAATGAAAAGCTTCTTCTCCGCCGTGCCTACTTTTGTCTACGCCTTCGTCGTAACCTTTGTTGCCTTCACTGTTTACTTAGCCTTCGCCCCTTCTCTCATCACTGTCTCTAATTCAGTTTCTTCCTATATCCTCCCTAATGTCAGTGCCGTGACTTCAGCGTCCAGTAACATCACATTACAAGCAACCACGCCGGAAAGTCTCACTCCGGCTGTTATAAACACAACCTTTGAGCCTCCCCTAGGTAATGAAACAAACCCACTTTCTAGAAACAACGCTTCACGGGATCATGCAAGTGTACACTTATGTCCTAACAACAATACTGCTCGAAATTCGGACAAACAAGCACCTCTGTCCGTGAATTCAAGTGCTTCTTCTCCGATGAGAAAACAAAGTAGGAAGTCAGGGGCTAAACGAGAGATCAAGTCTCTGAAGGACTGCAATTTTTTCGAAGGAGAATGGGTCAAAGACGAATCCTACCCGCTTTACAAACCCGGCACGTGTAATCTCATCGACGAACAGTTTAGCTGTTTAACCAACGGAAGACCAGACGTTGAGTTTTACAAACTGAAGTGGAAACCTAAAGAATGCACTTTACCAAGGCTGAACGGAGGCAAGTTGCTGGAGATGATTAGAGGAAGAAGGCTCGTGTTCGTTGGAGACTCGCTGAATAGAAACATGTGGGAGTCTTTGGTTTGTATTCTTAAAGGATCAGTTAAAGATGAGAGACAAGTCTTTGAAGCTCATGGAAGGCATCAGTTTCGTCGGGAAGCTGAGTACACTTTGGTCTTCAAA GAATATAATTGCACTGTGGAGTTCTTTGCGTCTCCTTTCTTGGTTCGAGAATGGGAAGTTACGGATAAGAGCGGGACGAAGAAGGAAACTTTGCGTCTAGATATGATGGGAAGCTCATCAAAGCAGTACATAGGAGCGGATGTACTTGTGTTCAATACCGGAGCTTGGTGGACTGATGACATAACATCCAAAGG TGAGGATTATTTTCAAGAAAGAAGCACTGTTTACCCGAAACTCAACGTTGATGAAGCTTTTAGAAAAGCATTGACTACTTGGGGTCGATGGGTTGATAAGTATGTGAATCCAAAGAAGTCTCTTGTCTTCTTCCGCGGATTCTCCCTGTCACATTTCAG TGGTGGGCGATGGAATGCGGGAGGGGCGTGCGATGATGAAACAGAACCGATCAAGAACGAGGCATACCTAATGCCTTACCCTTCCAAGATGGAGATTCTTGAAAGAGTTCTAAGGGGAATGAAGACACCGGTCACGTATCTCAACATCACGAGGTTAACAGATTACAGGAAGGATGCTCACCCGTCTGTTTATAGGAAACAGAAATTTACTGCAGAAGAAAGCAAATCACCGTTGTTGCACCAAGACTGCAGTCACTGGTGCCTCCCAGGTGTACCTGATTCTTGGAACGAGATTCTCTATGCCGAGATGCTGGTAAAGCTCGACCAGCTCCGTGGCAACAGACGGCGGAAACCTAAAGGGCTACTATAG
- the LOC106417584 gene encoding omega-6 fatty acid desaturase, endoplasmic reticulum-like isoform X1: MGAGGRMQVSPPSSSPETKTLKRVPCETPPFTLGDLKKAIPPHCFKRSIPRSFSYLLFDILVSSSLYHLSTAYFPLLPHPLPYLAWPLYWACQGCVLTGLWVIAHECGHHAFSDHQWLDDAVGLVFHSFLLVPYFSWKYSHRRHHSNTGSLERDEVFVPKKKSDIKWYGKYLNNPLGRTVMLTVQFTLGWPLYLAFNVSGRPYSDGFACHFHPNAPIYNDRERLQIYISDAGVLSVCYGLYRYAGSRGVASMVCVYGVPLMIVNCFLVLITYLQHTHPSLPHYDSSEWDWLRGALATVDRDYGILNKVFHNITDTHVAHHLFSTMPHYNAMEATKAIKPILGEYYQFDGTPVVKAMWREAKECIYVEPDRQGEKKGVFWYNNKL, translated from the coding sequence ATGGGCGCAGGTGGAAGAATGCAAGTCTCTCCTCCCTCCAGCTCCCCCGAAACCAAAACCCTCAAACGCGTCCCCTGCGAGACACCACCCTTCACTCTCGGAGACCTCAAGAAAGCAATCCCACCTCACTGCTTCAAACGCTCCATCCCTCGCTCCTTCTCCTACCTCCTCTTCGACATCCTCGTCTCCTCCTCCCTCTACCACCTCTCCACAGCCTACTTCCCTCTCCTCCCCCACCCTCTCCCTTACCTCGCCTGGCCCCTCTACTGGGCCTGCCAAGGCTGCGTCCTAACGGGCCTCTGGGTCATCGCCCACGAATGCGGCCACCACGCCTTCAGCGACCACCAGTGGCTGGACGACGCCGTGGGCCTCGTCTTCCACTCCTTCCTCCTCGTCCCTTACTTCTCCTGGAAGTACAGCCATCGACGCCACCATTCCAACACCGGATCCCTCGAGAGGGATGAAGTGTTCGTCCCCAAGAAGAAATCCGACATCAAGTGGTACGGAAAGTACCTCAACAACCCGCTAGGACGCACGGTGATGCTAACCGTCCAGTTCACGCTCGGCTGGCCGTTGTACTTAGCCTTCAACGTCTCTGGAAGACCTTACAGCGACGGTTTCGCTTGCCATTTCCACCCGAACGCTCCCATCTACAACGACCGCGAGCGTCTCCAGATATACATCTCTGACGCTGGCGTCCTCTCCGTATGTTACGGTCTCTACCGCTACGCTGGTTCGCGAGGAGTGGCCTCGATGGTCTGTGTCTACGGAGTTCCGCTTATGATTGTCAACTGTTTCCTCGTCTTGATCACTTACTTGCAGCACACGCACCCTTCGCTGCCTCACTATGATTCTTCGGAGTGGGATTGGTTGAGAGGAGCTTTGGCTACTGTGGATAGAGACTATGGAATCTTGAACAAGGTGTTTCATAACATCACGGACACGCACGTGGCGCATCATCTGTTCTCGACGATGCCGCATTATAACGCGATGGAAGCGACCAAGGCGATAAAGCCGATACTTGGAGAGTATTACCAGTTTGATGGAACGCCGGTGGTTAAGGCGATGTGGAGGGAGGCGAAGGAGTGTATCTATGTTGAACCGGATAGGCAAGGTGAGAAGAAAGGTGTGTTCTGGTACAACAATAAGttatga
- the LOC111213262 gene encoding glutathione S-transferase T3-like, with the protein MDPFSLTSPGPVNIDVGSSDVPKPVERRKWTTQEDLVLISAWLNTSKDPIVSNQQKLGSFWKRIKDYFNSSPQLTGFASREWSQCKQRWGRLNDQVSKFVGSYQAALKEQASGQNENDVMKSAHDIFFNDYHDKFTLEHAWRELRFDQKWRSISLPRDGAKEKRKESAETVPDSEEVRPPGVKASKAAKRKKNGNEAAYDRLQSILDLKQNISKQKLLDRLMSKKETLTEMRSRVVLASGVVVVVVGVFVSRVMMISEFSTG; encoded by the exons ATGGATCCGTTTTCCCTTACTTCTCCCGGCCCTGTGAACATAGACGTAGGGTCTTCTGATGTTCCTAAACCGGTGGAAAGGAGAAAGTGGACAACACAAGAAGACTTAGTCCTCATAAGTGCTTGGTTAAACACCAGCAAGGATCCCATAGTTAGTAACCAGCAGAAGTTAGGGTCGTTTTGGAAAAGAATTAAGGATTATTTCAATTCAAGCCCTCAGCTCACAGGCTTTGCTTCTAGAGAGTGGAGTcagtgtaagcagaggtggggaaggCTCAATGACCAGGTGTCTAAGTTTGTGGGAAGCTATCAGGCCGCTTTGAAGGAGCAAGCTAGTGGCCAAAATGAGAACGATGTCATGAAGTCTGCCCATGACATCTTCTTCAACGACTACCACGACAAGTTCACACTTGAACATGCGTGGAGGGAGCTGCGGTTCGATCAAAAATGGAGGTCTATCTCTTTACCAAGAGATGGTGCaaaggagaaaaggaaggaaTCTGCAGAGACGGTACCTGACTCGGAAGAGGTAAGGCCACCTGGTGTTAAGGCTTCCAAAGCAGCCAAACGCAAGAAGAATGGGAATGAAGCTGCATATGATCGACTACAGAGCATTCTAGACTTGAAACAGAACATATCCAAACAGAAACTACTAGATCGTCTCATGTCAAAAAAAGAAACTCTCACTGAAATGAG gtcacgggttgtACTAGCTAGTGGTGTAGTTGTGGTTGTAGTAGGTGTGTTTGTGTCACGGGTGATGATGATCTCAGAGTTTTCTACAGGCTAG
- the LOC106417541 gene encoding protein DOWN-REGULATED IN DIF1 11-like — translation MMEMKIIFMAFFFIATLVSYAHPSLGQKDVDDKPLVNSGREFDTLDTISPASEDYNSYMLKNLSPKYVTYLKTCLDRVGMGPNGGAKCYDDVLEEILTNKPVSRKCCLTVVKAGKKCYMETVKLMFRLYQLKRFASQVSFKTNKVWNRCSANVESPSSFHDDENELS, via the coding sequence atgatggagatgaagatAATTTTCATGGCATTTTTCTTTATTGCTACTTTAGTATCATATGCACATCCAAGTTTGGGTCAAAAAGATGTTGACGATAAACCACTAGTCAATTCCGGTCGCGAGTTTGATACATTGGATACGATATCACCGGCTTCCGAAGATTATAATAGTTATATGCTCAAAAACCTGTCACCAAAATATGTAACATATCTCAAAACATGTCTGGACAGGGTGGGGATGGGGCCCAATGGTGGTGCGAAATGTTATGATGATGTTCTTGAAGAAATTCTTACGAATAAACCCGTTTCCAGAAAATGTTGTCTGACGGTAGTAAAAGCCGGTAAAAAATGCTACATGGAAACTGTAAAGCTTATGTTTCGATTGTATCAACTCAAACGTTTTGCTTCTCAAGTTTCTTTCAAAACCAATAAAGTTTGGAATAGATGTTCTGCTAACGTTGAAAGTCCTTCATCATTTCATGATGATGAAAATGAGTTATCTTAA
- the LOC111202415 gene encoding zinc finger CCCH domain-containing protein 36-like: MDTRKRAGSFNSNGGGGGGGSKKSKQEMESYSTGLGSKSKPCTKFFSTSGCPFGDNCHFLHYVPGGYNAVAQLTNMALPMPQASRNMQGPGGGGGGRFSGRGGESGPGHVSSFGASATAKISVDASLAGAIIGKGGVSSKQICRQTGAKLSIQDHERDPNLKNIELEGTFEQINEASVMVRELIGRLNSAASRRPPGGGGGIGGGVGSEGKPHPGSNFKTKMCERFAKGNCTFGDRCHFAHGEAELRRSGIA; this comes from the exons ATGGATACTCGTAAGAGAGCTGGCTCATTCAACTCCAatggcggcggcggcggcggcggatcCAAGAAGTCTAAGCAAG AGATGGAATCATATTCAACTGGTTTAGGCAGCAAATCCAAGCCTTGCACTAAATTTTTCag CACTTCTGGCTGTCCTTTTGGAGATAACTGCCACTTCTTGCACTATGTACCCGGAGGATACAATGCTGTAGCACAGCTGACAAACATGGCACTACCCATGCCTCAAGCTTCCAGAAACATGCAAGGacctggtggtggtggaggagggaGATTCTCAGGGAGAGGAGGAGAGTCTGGACCTGGCCATGTGTCTAGCTTTGGCGCCTCAGCCACTGCGAAAATCAGCGTGGACGCTTCGTTGGCCGGAGCCATCATCGGTAAAGGAGGAGTCAGTTCGAAGCAGATATGTCGTCAGACGGGGGCGAAGCTGTCGATTCAAGATCACGAGAGGGACCCGAACCTGAAGAACATTGAGCTTGAAGGGACGTTTGAGCAGATAAACGAAGCGAGTGTGATGGTTAGAGAGCTGATTGGGAGGCTTAACTCTGCAGCTAGTAGGAGACCacctggtggtggtggtgggatTGGTGGTGGGGTTGGTTCGGAAGGGAAACCACATCCAGGGAGCAACTTCAAGACGAAGATGTGTGAGAGGTTCGCGAAAGGGAACTGTACGTTTGGGGATAGGTGTCACTTTGCGCACGGGGAAGCAGAGCTGCGCAGGTCAGGAATTGCCTAA